The Primulina eburnea isolate SZY01 chromosome 8, ASM2296580v1, whole genome shotgun sequence genome contains a region encoding:
- the LOC140839160 gene encoding uncharacterized protein, with the protein MHAHLAVQDDDMWYIITEGPMNMLKANTAVAITDGATHCIEKPIEEWTTEDKRKTNLDNVAKDILCKTLDKVTFSKIKMCKIGKDIWEKLIQLCEGNEQTKENKLSVAFQKFDNIKMKAGESTHEYDERISGIINELNALERRIRTKKWH; encoded by the coding sequence atgcatgcTCACTTAGCTGTACAAGATGACGACATGTGGTATATCATTACTGAAGGTCCCATGAATATGCTAAAAGCaaatacagcagttgccattactgatggggcaaCTCATTGTATAGAAAAGCCCATAGAGGAATGGACAACTGAGGATAAGAGGAAAACCAACCTAGATAATGTGGCTAAGGATATCTTATGTAAAACGCTGGATAAAGTAACTTttagcaaaatcaagatgtgcaaaatTGGAAAAGATATATGGGAGAAACTGATCCAGCTGTGTGAAGGAAACGAGCAAACAAAAGAGAACAAGCTATCAGTTGCttttcaaaaatttgacaaCATCAAGATGAAGGCTGGAGAATCCACGCACGAATATGATGAGAGGATCAGTGGTATTATCAATGAGCTGAATGCACTTGAAAGGCGTATTCGAACAAAGAAGTGGCACTGA